Proteins encoded in a region of the Bacteroidota bacterium genome:
- a CDS encoding SOS response-associated peptidase → MCGRYVFIDGKKVLATFALLQDLDPKSGAFKELPRYNASPLQRMPVFAVRDGTLTAEQMRWGLVPHWSKDGKVAFSTFNAKAETLDQSKLYSTYFKGSRCLIPADGFYEWKKSAVTKEVRGAERQVIEKQPMCIRMKDESPFMFAGLFSVWKDPEGKEFPSYTIITTEPNELVGKIHDRMPVILHEKNFEAWLDRDMKDTAAFKKFLSPYPAAKMKAYRVSTVVSSSRNDVPECIKPLKE, encoded by the coding sequence ATGTGCGGACGCTACGTTTTTATCGACGGCAAAAAGGTTTTAGCGACATTTGCGCTATTGCAGGATCTGGACCCGAAGAGCGGGGCATTCAAGGAACTGCCGCGGTACAACGCCTCTCCGCTGCAGCGAATGCCCGTTTTTGCCGTCAGAGACGGAACCCTGACCGCTGAACAGATGCGCTGGGGGCTCGTCCCGCATTGGTCGAAAGACGGCAAGGTCGCATTCTCAACGTTCAATGCGAAGGCCGAAACTCTTGACCAGAGCAAACTCTACAGCACCTATTTTAAGGGAAGCCGCTGCCTCATTCCCGCCGACGGTTTCTATGAATGGAAAAAATCCGCGGTAACAAAAGAAGTGCGCGGCGCGGAACGGCAGGTCATCGAAAAACAGCCGATGTGCATCCGCATGAAAGACGAATCGCCTTTCATGTTTGCCGGCCTCTTCTCCGTCTGGAAAGATCCCGAAGGGAAGGAATTTCCTTCCTATACGATCATCACCACCGAGCCCAACGAACTGGTAGGAAAAATTCACGACCGGATGCCGGTCATCCTTCACGAAAAGAATTTTGAAGCGTGGCTCGACAGAGACATGAAGGATACCGCAGCATTCAAAAAATTTCTCTCCCCCTACCCGGCAGCCAAGATGAAAGCCTACCGCGTTTCCACCGTCGTCAGTTCTTCCCGCAATGACGTGCCCGAGTGCATAAAGCCTCTGAAAGAATAA
- the queE gene encoding 7-carboxy-7-deazaguanine synthase yields the protein MGYAVKEIYYTLQGEGANTGRAAVFCRFSGCNLWSGREEDRDDAVCKFCDTEFFGVDGLGGGHFPSAEELARTARSNWPAKKTAKSRPFLVCTGGEPLLQLDDKLVEEFHRFGFEVAIETNGTKMPPFGVDWICVSPKADAELVLRSGNELKLVYPQSGADPELYEKLQFDHFYLQPMDGPRRDENTKLVQNYCLEHPQWRVSLQTHKLLGIP from the coding sequence ATGGGATATGCGGTGAAGGAAATTTATTACACGTTGCAGGGGGAAGGGGCCAATACCGGCCGGGCAGCCGTCTTTTGCAGATTTTCAGGATGCAACCTGTGGAGCGGAAGAGAAGAGGATCGAGACGATGCCGTCTGCAAATTTTGCGACACAGAGTTTTTCGGAGTTGACGGACTCGGAGGCGGTCATTTTCCCAGCGCCGAAGAGCTAGCGCGGACTGCAAGATCAAATTGGCCGGCGAAAAAGACGGCCAAGTCCCGGCCGTTTCTTGTGTGCACGGGAGGCGAGCCCCTTCTCCAGCTTGATGATAAGCTTGTGGAAGAATTCCATCGATTCGGGTTCGAAGTTGCTATCGAAACGAACGGGACCAAAATGCCCCCGTTCGGCGTGGATTGGATCTGCGTCAGCCCAAAAGCCGATGCAGAACTGGTGCTGAGATCCGGAAATGAACTCAAACTCGTTTATCCGCAATCGGGAGCGGATCCCGAATTGTACGAGAAACTTCAATTCGATCATTTTTATCTCCAGCCGATGGACGGACCGCGGAGAGACGAGAATACCAAATTGGTCCAGAATTACTGTCTGGAGCATCCGCAGTGGAGAGTTAGCTTGCAGACCCATAAATTGCTGGGAATACCTTAG
- a CDS encoding DUF47 family protein, with translation MKFDQLIQKLLPKDDKFFTLLEESAQNLVKAADVLKKLAYTRNKSDVEVLINQMHDYEHDGDTVTHKIFSELNSTFVTPLDREDIHTLASSLDDILDHMDGSTGRFLLYKLKSWPPKMSQLADILTLSIGEIHRGVRLLRNIQQFDELQKVFLKVNEYENAADAVFELAVAELFEKEKNPIQIIKLKEIYVGLETATDKCEDVANVLEGIVIKHA, from the coding sequence ATGAAATTCGACCAACTCATTCAGAAGCTCTTGCCCAAGGACGACAAATTTTTTACACTGCTGGAAGAATCCGCCCAGAATCTTGTGAAGGCGGCTGACGTCTTGAAGAAGCTTGCTTACACCAGGAATAAATCCGACGTCGAGGTGCTGATCAACCAGATGCATGACTACGAGCATGATGGGGATACTGTTACGCATAAAATTTTTTCGGAACTGAACTCAACCTTCGTTACACCGCTCGACCGCGAGGATATTCACACCCTTGCTTCGTCCCTCGACGACATTCTGGACCATATGGACGGAAGCACGGGACGGTTTCTCCTCTACAAATTAAAGAGCTGGCCGCCGAAAATGTCTCAACTGGCCGACATCTTGACGCTGTCGATCGGCGAGATCCATCGCGGCGTACGACTGCTTAGGAATATTCAACAATTCGATGAACTCCAGAAAGTATTCCTGAAAGTCAATGAGTACGAAAACGCTGCGGATGCAGTCTTCGAGCTTGCCGTTGCAGAACTCTTCGAAAAAGAAAAAAATCCCATCCAGATCATCAAGCTTAAAGAGATCTACGTCGGGTTAGAAACTGCCACCGATAAATGCGAAGATGTCGCGAACGTGCTCGAAGGCATCGTGATCAAGCACGCCTAA
- the queF gene encoding preQ(1) synthase, which produces MLTADGKTFEFLDESHIRPELIETFPFDSPDQYIKTETEEFSAVCPFSGLPDIAKVIVEYYPTGGKCVELRSLKYYFVSFRMVGIFQEGATKRIYIDLKKALDTAKLKVTTIYNTRGGFDTTCVEGVL; this is translated from the coding sequence TTGTTAACGGCCGACGGAAAAACATTTGAATTTCTCGACGAATCGCACATTCGTCCCGAGCTTATCGAAACGTTTCCTTTTGATTCACCCGATCAATACATCAAGACCGAGACAGAAGAGTTCTCTGCTGTATGCCCGTTCAGCGGACTTCCGGACATTGCCAAAGTCATCGTGGAATATTATCCCACGGGCGGAAAATGTGTTGAACTGCGCTCGCTGAAGTACTATTTTGTTTCATTCCGGATGGTTGGCATTTTTCAGGAAGGGGCGACAAAGAGAATTTACATCGACCTCAAAAAAGCGCTCGACACGGCCAAGCTTAAAGTGACGACGATTTACAATACGCGAGGGGGATTCGACACAACGTGCGTTGAAGGTGTATTGTAA
- the queD gene encoding 6-carboxytetrahydropterin synthase QueD: MTIFKEITFEAAHFLPHVPEGHKCRRMHGHSYIVQLFVAGKIDERVGWVLDFGDLKEIAEPVINQLDHHCLNDISGLENPTCEILARWIWSRLRPLLPPLSKIVVKETPTSGCVYRGEDE, from the coding sequence ATGACCATTTTCAAAGAAATTACGTTTGAAGCTGCTCATTTTCTTCCCCATGTTCCGGAAGGGCACAAGTGTCGGCGCATGCACGGGCACTCCTATATCGTCCAACTCTTTGTAGCGGGGAAAATAGATGAAAGAGTTGGATGGGTACTGGATTTCGGCGATCTAAAAGAAATCGCGGAACCGGTCATCAATCAACTCGACCATCATTGTCTCAACGACATCTCCGGTCTGGAGAATCCAACGTGTGAAATACTTGCCCGATGGATTTGGAGTCGCCTTCGTCCTTTACTTCCGCCCCTCTCCAAAATTGTCGTGAAAGAAACCCCTACCTCCGGATGCGTCTACCGTGGGGAGGATGAATAA
- a CDS encoding alpha-amylase family glycosyl hydrolase, translating into MNVVPILIRCTSFPPLCRVSRSNSPQCEFHILGDVREKYQFDESLFSVNGNVIFPNFHAARVFAKKMNDARDLVRFPEQGVKAGQLNALGLIDEIFHYILRVYEETVNPGVFGRAQDHLVSHLGKDEVQSTIDSFVGLFPPLDVYKKKSRVAEYVNGTTAGRANRQIALEELILLYLTNFNPAAAKFNELFSDKALCAKTKYPALITALEQFFKTEKTFGPEHQFIFDLLRAPMLAHPDSLEAQLGYIKTQWGMLLSAKFLDRILGGLDLLQEENKIVFGGGGVAFVPAYDASGSPGHHAYGSLEAERFTADLDWMPKVVLLAKNTYVWLDQLSKKYRRSISRLNEIPDEELDQLARWNFTGLWLIGLWERSNASRKIKQWTGNPEAVPSAYSLYDYEIAWDLGGEEAFQNLSRRAWQRGIRLAGDMVPNHMGIYSKWVIEHPEYFIQSDVCPFPNYRFTGGDLSENPGVQIRVEDGYWSRTDAAVVFQRIDNGTGKITYVYHGNDGTNMPWNDTAQLDLLRSDVREAVIQTIFHVAQKFSIIRFDAAMTLTKKHFQRLWYPQPGTGGDIPSRADRAMSKEEFDRLFPSEFWRDVVDRINEYMPSTLLLAEAFWLMEGYFVRTLGMHRVYNSAFMHMLMKEENEKYHQLIKNTLAYNPEILKRYVNFMSNPDEQTAIAQFGKDDKYFGVALMMVTLPGLPMFGHGQIEGFTEKYGMEYKRAYYDEVPDNRLVLRHEHELFPIMKRRHLFSDVTNFEHYDFHDSHGHVDPNVFAYSNMSGGERALIFYHNKYRECKGWIKFGSMKLSSSAGGEKRSEIRSLGQALALNSDDKHFYIFKDYKSGLEYIRSGRELHEKGMYAELRAFEYHAFLDFREVYDEAGEYSAIARTLHGAGVDSIHQSLVEMRQAPVHDAVKALLSEDNVASLRSYCLPTIKGKIKRGSVDEIFGYFSAFVRETEKYTGAHYDVKKGKEYLQRNIENLSSLWQNLQPAVKPRAQGRLEGWQKEFKNTEVYKTLRQPARSGLLLSWLVGTALTRPERNATPTVTAVDLFTQINLEKVLLKTFSNLGRNHEQAKRDVCLLEILVRHQHLLTDADEHNRFMRMEKLFDDYDVREYVKVNLYHDTWFYNKECFEEMLGWLFVVSVVNDWHGEQHLRHVNAEMCSRKITFVNEVKQISDRSQYDIDRLRKNLSLEE; encoded by the coding sequence ATGAACGTAGTTCCAATTCTCATTCGATGCACCTCTTTTCCGCCTCTGTGCCGCGTTTCCCGAAGCAATAGTCCTCAGTGTGAATTCCATATCCTCGGGGATGTACGGGAAAAATACCAGTTTGATGAATCGCTCTTTTCGGTCAACGGCAACGTGATCTTTCCGAATTTTCACGCTGCAAGAGTGTTCGCAAAGAAGATGAACGATGCTCGAGACCTTGTCCGATTCCCAGAGCAAGGAGTGAAAGCGGGGCAGTTGAACGCCCTGGGGTTGATCGATGAGATCTTCCATTACATCCTCCGAGTCTATGAAGAAACCGTCAATCCCGGAGTATTCGGCCGCGCTCAAGACCATCTGGTCTCTCATCTCGGCAAAGATGAGGTTCAATCGACGATCGATTCCTTCGTTGGTTTATTCCCGCCACTCGATGTCTATAAAAAGAAATCCAGGGTCGCGGAATACGTAAATGGAACGACCGCTGGAAGAGCAAATAGACAGATCGCTCTTGAAGAATTGATCCTGCTCTATCTGACGAATTTCAACCCAGCGGCTGCAAAGTTCAATGAATTGTTTTCCGATAAAGCTCTTTGTGCGAAAACAAAATATCCTGCGCTGATCACTGCGCTGGAACAGTTCTTCAAAACGGAAAAAACGTTCGGTCCTGAACATCAGTTCATTTTCGACCTCCTCCGTGCGCCGATGCTCGCTCATCCCGACAGCCTCGAAGCTCAACTCGGGTACATCAAGACACAGTGGGGAATGCTTCTTTCTGCTAAATTTCTGGACAGAATCTTAGGCGGGCTTGACCTTCTTCAGGAGGAGAATAAAATAGTGTTCGGCGGCGGCGGAGTTGCGTTTGTACCTGCCTACGATGCCTCCGGTTCACCGGGGCATCATGCGTACGGTTCGCTCGAAGCCGAGCGGTTCACCGCTGACCTGGATTGGATGCCCAAAGTCGTTCTTCTTGCAAAAAATACTTACGTATGGCTGGACCAGCTTTCGAAAAAATATCGTCGCTCTATTTCACGGCTGAATGAGATTCCGGATGAAGAACTGGATCAGCTGGCGCGGTGGAATTTCACCGGGCTGTGGCTGATCGGGCTATGGGAGCGGAGCAACGCTTCCAGAAAGATCAAACAGTGGACGGGAAATCCTGAAGCCGTGCCGTCAGCGTATTCACTGTACGATTACGAGATTGCATGGGACCTTGGCGGCGAGGAAGCTTTCCAGAATTTAAGTCGCCGTGCATGGCAGCGGGGCATTCGTCTCGCCGGGGATATGGTGCCGAACCACATGGGCATTTATTCGAAGTGGGTGATCGAGCATCCTGAATATTTCATTCAATCCGACGTTTGTCCTTTTCCAAATTACCGGTTCACGGGGGGCGACCTTTCTGAAAACCCGGGTGTTCAGATCCGCGTCGAAGACGGATACTGGTCGAGGACAGATGCCGCCGTTGTCTTCCAACGGATCGACAACGGAACAGGCAAGATCACATATGTGTATCACGGTAATGACGGCACGAATATGCCGTGGAATGATACGGCTCAGTTGGATTTGCTCCGGTCCGACGTGAGGGAAGCGGTGATCCAGACGATCTTTCACGTCGCCCAAAAGTTTTCAATCATCCGGTTCGACGCCGCCATGACCCTGACGAAAAAACATTTTCAGCGTCTCTGGTATCCGCAGCCGGGCACAGGGGGCGACATCCCTTCACGCGCTGACCGCGCAATGAGCAAGGAAGAATTCGACAGGCTGTTCCCGAGCGAGTTCTGGAGGGACGTTGTCGACAGGATCAATGAGTACATGCCGAGCACACTGCTGCTCGCAGAGGCATTTTGGCTGATGGAGGGATATTTTGTACGGACGCTCGGAATGCATCGCGTCTACAACAGCGCATTTATGCACATGCTCATGAAGGAGGAAAATGAGAAGTACCATCAGCTCATAAAAAACACCCTGGCCTATAATCCGGAAATTCTCAAACGGTATGTCAATTTTATGAGCAATCCGGACGAGCAAACCGCCATTGCTCAATTCGGCAAGGATGATAAGTACTTTGGGGTGGCATTGATGATGGTGACGCTCCCGGGGCTTCCGATGTTCGGGCACGGCCAGATTGAGGGGTTCACCGAGAAGTACGGAATGGAGTATAAGCGAGCGTACTACGACGAAGTTCCCGATAACCGGCTGGTTCTACGGCATGAGCATGAACTCTTTCCGATCATGAAACGTAGACACTTATTCAGCGATGTAACCAATTTTGAACACTATGATTTTCACGATTCGCATGGACATGTCGATCCTAATGTTTTTGCTTATTCAAACATGTCCGGCGGCGAACGAGCGCTGATCTTCTATCATAATAAATACCGGGAGTGCAAAGGGTGGATCAAATTCGGATCGATGAAGTTGTCGTCCTCGGCGGGCGGAGAAAAAAGAAGCGAAATCCGGTCTCTCGGACAGGCGCTGGCATTGAACTCTGACGACAAACATTTCTATATTTTTAAGGATTACAAGTCCGGGCTCGAATATATCCGCTCGGGAAGAGAGCTTCATGAGAAGGGAATGTATGCAGAATTGAGGGCTTTTGAATACCATGCTTTCCTTGATTTCAGGGAGGTGTATGATGAAGCGGGCGAATACAGCGCGATAGCGCGCACGCTTCACGGCGCTGGTGTGGACAGCATTCACCAATCTCTCGTTGAAATGCGCCAGGCGCCGGTCCATGATGCGGTGAAAGCGCTCCTTTCCGAAGACAATGTCGCCTCATTGAGATCCTACTGCCTGCCAACGATCAAAGGGAAAATTAAACGCGGATCCGTTGATGAGATCTTCGGGTACTTTTCTGCTTTTGTCCGTGAAACGGAAAAATATACTGGTGCTCACTATGACGTGAAAAAAGGGAAGGAATATCTTCAGCGGAACATCGAGAATCTCTCCTCCCTTTGGCAGAACCTGCAACCGGCAGTAAAACCAAGAGCTCAAGGGCGCCTCGAAGGCTGGCAAAAGGAATTTAAAAATACTGAGGTTTACAAAACGCTGCGGCAGCCGGCTCGCTCCGGGCTGCTCCTTTCATGGCTTGTGGGAACCGCATTGACCCGGCCGGAAAGGAATGCTACGCCGACCGTTACCGCCGTCGACCTTTTCACGCAGATCAACCTTGAAAAGGTATTGCTAAAAACGTTTTCGAATCTCGGCAGAAATCACGAGCAGGCCAAGCGTGACGTGTGCCTCCTGGAGATCCTCGTAAGGCATCAACATCTGCTTACTGATGCCGATGAACACAATCGTTTTATGAGGATGGAAAAGCTTTTTGACGACTACGACGTTCGAGAGTACGTCAAAGTCAATCTCTATCATGATACATGGTTTTACAATAAGGAATGCTTCGAAGAAATGCTCGGTTGGTTGTTCGTGGTTTCTGTTGTCAACGATTGGCACGGAGAACAACACCTTCGGCACGTCAACGCGGAGATGTGTTCGCGGAAGATTACTTTTGTCAACGAGGTAAAACAGATCTCCGACCGATCTCAGTATGACATTGATCGGCTTAGGAAGAATTTGTCGCTGGAAGAATAG
- a CDS encoding DNA polymerase domain-containing protein, which yields MPRTVTGWLLDLYPSPKGMTLWFIGRNGERFSCFRSYRPSFFLRVNEPDARRLAALSMRCPVQVSLGRAVRREIYSGDMWDVIQVFVHDTMRFKEAVRYFEQFLPHFAFFNSDVLVAQLFLFETNLFPLALGEYEIGEGGELAQWHVSGSRDDFEYELPEFSIMSIRNGNDFVPPKYQKTFQIELAYDGTTYALEQENPVDMLEALNWHLHRCDPDILLTEYGDSSLMPALTVLSQRHKVPLLLNRDQTMGYMTTKESSFFQYGKIVHKDGAFELAGRWHIDARNSFTVTEAELDGLFEMARLTQIPAQRQGRASIGTSMSSLQLSWAYQNGILIPSKKREPEEFKSAATLLLADRGGLIFNPPLGYHEDVAELDFVSMYPTIMVEKNVSPETVNCRCCQNTKVPELDYTICEKREGIIPATLRTVVKKRSYYKKMKRQYKGKDEALFRRYDGRQSALKWMLVSCFGYLGYKNARFGRIEAHESVNAFSRDAILAAKEVAESNGYEMLHAIIDCMWLKKKGATEADYESLCRSIAERVGIDISLEGIYNWILFPASKQDPEITTANRYVGYYRTSEMKMRGIESRRHDTPKFIKAMQTAMLKKMGEAKRIEELRAMLPQLLETVGEYISMLRSGKANPMELVLRRHITKEAEEYTNNSISAVVSKLVESMGVHLSAGESIEFIILDQSGKRKPEKAKPIALYAFEDGYDIEMYTEFTLKAAATLLEPFGSSFEELEKRFNINQKKSRRPTPTDATLELEFMKE from the coding sequence ATGCCCCGCACGGTCACCGGCTGGTTGCTCGACCTCTATCCTTCGCCCAAAGGCATGACCCTTTGGTTCATCGGACGGAACGGGGAAAGGTTTTCCTGTTTTCGCTCCTACCGGCCGTCGTTTTTTCTCCGCGTGAACGAACCGGACGCCAGGCGGCTCGCAGCGCTCAGCATGCGCTGCCCGGTGCAGGTCTCGTTGGGACGTGCAGTGCGGAGAGAGATCTACTCGGGGGATATGTGGGACGTGATCCAGGTGTTCGTTCACGATACGATGCGGTTCAAAGAGGCCGTCCGCTATTTCGAGCAGTTCCTTCCTCATTTCGCATTCTTCAATTCCGATGTTCTTGTTGCTCAATTATTTTTGTTCGAGACGAACCTTTTTCCGCTGGCCCTCGGCGAATATGAGATTGGCGAGGGGGGAGAATTGGCACAGTGGCATGTCAGCGGTTCGAGGGATGACTTTGAATATGAACTGCCCGAGTTCTCGATCATGTCCATTCGCAACGGGAACGATTTTGTTCCCCCGAAATATCAAAAAACTTTCCAGATCGAACTTGCCTATGACGGCACCACCTATGCCCTGGAGCAGGAAAACCCCGTCGACATGCTGGAGGCGTTGAACTGGCATCTCCATCGCTGCGACCCCGACATCCTCCTGACCGAATACGGCGACTCGTCTCTGATGCCGGCCCTTACGGTCCTTTCGCAGCGTCATAAGGTCCCCTTGCTGCTCAACCGCGATCAGACGATGGGATATATGACGACGAAAGAGTCGAGCTTCTTCCAATACGGAAAGATCGTCCATAAGGACGGCGCGTTCGAACTCGCCGGGCGGTGGCATATCGACGCGAGGAATTCTTTCACCGTGACCGAAGCCGAATTGGACGGGTTGTTCGAGATGGCGCGGCTGACGCAAATACCGGCGCAGCGGCAGGGGCGGGCGAGCATCGGCACGTCGATGTCGTCGCTCCAGCTTTCATGGGCATACCAGAACGGCATTCTTATCCCGTCGAAAAAACGGGAGCCGGAAGAGTTCAAGTCCGCCGCGACGCTGCTCCTCGCGGACCGGGGGGGGCTGATCTTCAACCCGCCGCTCGGCTATCACGAAGATGTCGCCGAGCTCGATTTCGTTTCGATGTACCCAACCATCATGGTGGAGAAGAATGTCTCGCCGGAAACGGTCAATTGCCGCTGCTGTCAAAATACGAAAGTGCCGGAACTCGACTACACGATCTGCGAGAAACGGGAAGGGATCATTCCGGCGACACTCCGCACCGTCGTCAAGAAACGGTCGTACTATAAAAAGATGAAGCGGCAATACAAAGGAAAGGACGAAGCCCTTTTTCGCCGGTACGACGGAAGGCAGAGCGCGCTCAAATGGATGCTCGTGAGCTGTTTCGGCTACCTCGGCTATAAGAACGCCCGCTTCGGAAGGATCGAGGCGCACGAATCGGTCAATGCATTTTCGCGCGATGCGATCCTTGCCGCAAAGGAGGTCGCTGAGTCCAACGGCTACGAGATGCTCCACGCGATCATCGACTGCATGTGGCTGAAGAAAAAAGGGGCGACGGAAGCGGATTACGAATCACTCTGCCGGAGCATTGCAGAACGCGTCGGCATCGATATCTCGCTCGAGGGGATCTACAACTGGATCCTCTTTCCCGCATCGAAGCAGGACCCGGAGATCACCACGGCCAACCGCTACGTGGGATACTACAGAACGAGCGAGATGAAAATGCGGGGCATTGAATCGCGCCGGCACGACACGCCGAAGTTCATCAAGGCGATGCAGACGGCGATGCTGAAGAAAATGGGGGAGGCAAAAAGAATAGAGGAACTGCGTGCGATGCTCCCGCAGCTGCTTGAGACCGTCGGCGAATATATTTCGATGCTGCGCAGCGGGAAAGCGAATCCGATGGAGCTTGTCCTTCGCCGGCATATCACCAAGGAGGCGGAGGAGTATACAAACAACAGCATCAGCGCCGTTGTCTCGAAGCTCGTGGAAAGCATGGGAGTCCATCTCTCCGCCGGCGAGTCGATCGAGTTCATCATTCTCGACCAATCGGGAAAACGGAAGCCGGAAAAAGCAAAGCCCATTGCGCTGTATGCGTTTGAAGACGGCTACGACATCGAGATGTATACCGAATTCACGCTGAAAGCCGCGGCGACACTATTGGAACCGTTCGGTTCTTCGTTTGAAGAGCTGGAAAAGCGCTTCAACATCAATCAAAAAAAATCCCGCCGTCCCACACCCACCGATGCAACATTGGAGCTGGAGTTTATGAAAGAATGA
- the queC gene encoding 7-cyano-7-deazaguanine synthase QueC has translation MSEKSKKAVVLLSGGLDSATTLAIAKNDGFDLLALSFDYGQRHKVELRAAQKIAAAQKVRKHVVTKFDLREFGGSALTSTLTVPKNRSLAEMSHEIPVTYVPARNTIFLSFALAWAEVEGANDIFIGVNALDYSGYPDCRPEYIEAYQAMANLATKAGVENRRELVIHTPLIALSKAQIIKKGIELGVDYSLTSTCYDPSPAGDACGTCDACLLRLKGFSANGLEDPISYIARM, from the coding sequence ATGAGTGAGAAATCAAAAAAAGCTGTTGTTTTATTGAGCGGAGGCCTCGATTCAGCAACGACGCTGGCGATCGCAAAAAACGATGGGTTCGATCTCCTTGCACTCTCGTTCGATTACGGCCAACGGCATAAAGTGGAGCTCAGAGCGGCTCAAAAAATTGCTGCGGCGCAGAAGGTCCGAAAGCACGTCGTGACGAAGTTCGACCTGCGGGAATTCGGCGGTTCTGCATTGACGAGCACATTAACAGTGCCGAAGAACCGGAGCCTCGCAGAAATGTCTCATGAAATACCCGTTACCTACGTCCCGGCACGCAACACAATCTTTCTTTCATTCGCACTGGCATGGGCTGAGGTGGAAGGGGCCAACGATATTTTCATTGGTGTGAACGCTCTCGATTACAGCGGCTATCCGGACTGTCGCCCTGAATATATCGAAGCATATCAGGCAATGGCGAACCTCGCCACAAAAGCGGGGGTTGAGAACCGCCGGGAACTTGTCATCCACACTCCTCTTATTGCACTTTCGAAAGCGCAGATAATAAAGAAGGGGATCGAGCTGGGTGTTGACTACTCACTAACAAGCACATGCTATGACCCTTCGCCGGCCGGCGATGCGTGCGGAACATGCGATGCCTGCCTGCTTCGGCTCAAAGGGTTTTCTGCAAATGGTCTGGAAGACCCGATTTCATATATTGCCAGGATGTGA
- a CDS encoding inorganic phosphate transporter, with product MLPLIICIILVALGFDFLNGFHDSANSIATIVSTRVLTPRKAVVWAAFFNLVAAFLFDVRVAKTIGAGLVKLETVNEYVILCGLLGAIVWNLITWYSGLPSSSSHALMGGYAGAAIAKAGFGSILYSGWTMTLVFIVLAPLIGMLIAFILMFVLMWVFNKKSSSRINKLFRRLQLLSAALYSLGHGTNDAQKTMGIITGLLVSAGYLATFHVPFWVIICSHIAIATGTLFGGWRIVKTMGQKVTKLKPADGFCAETAGGITLLATAFGGISVSTTHTITGAIMGVGATKRLSAVRWGVAGRIVIAWVLTIPLSAAVSAVTYWVLSPLFR from the coding sequence ATGCTCCCCCTCATCATCTGCATCATCCTTGTCGCCCTGGGCTTCGATTTTTTAAACGGCTTCCACGATTCCGCCAATTCGATCGCCACTATTGTCTCCACCAGAGTGCTGACACCGCGCAAAGCTGTCGTGTGGGCAGCCTTTTTCAACTTGGTTGCCGCCTTCCTCTTTGACGTCCGCGTCGCAAAAACCATCGGCGCCGGCCTCGTGAAGCTTGAAACAGTCAACGAATATGTCATCCTCTGCGGACTCTTGGGGGCGATCGTCTGGAACCTCATTACGTGGTATTCCGGCCTTCCCTCGAGCTCTTCTCATGCGCTTATGGGAGGGTACGCCGGCGCAGCCATCGCCAAAGCCGGATTCGGCTCAATTTTATACAGCGGCTGGACCATGACGCTGGTTTTTATTGTTCTGGCTCCGTTGATCGGAATGCTTATCGCTTTCATACTTATGTTCGTTCTGATGTGGGTATTCAATAAAAAATCATCATCACGAATCAATAAGCTCTTTCGAAGGCTTCAGCTCTTGTCGGCGGCACTCTATAGTTTGGGCCATGGCACTAATGATGCTCAAAAGACCATGGGCATCATCACCGGTTTGCTCGTTTCAGCAGGATATCTGGCGACGTTTCATGTTCCCTTTTGGGTGATTATCTGTTCCCACATCGCGATTGCCACGGGAACGCTATTTGGCGGATGGAGAATTGTGAAGACGATGGGTCAAAAAGTGACCAAGCTGAAACCGGCTGACGGCTTTTGCGCCGAAACGGCGGGGGGAATCACTCTGTTAGCGACCGCTTTCGGCGGCATCAGCGTCAGCACTACGCACACGATCACGGGCGCTATCATGGGAGTGGGAGCGACGAAAAGACTGTCTGCTGTACGATGGGGGGTTGCTGGGAGAATTGTTATCGCGTGGGTCCTTACAATACCGCTTTCTGCTGCAGTGTCCGCCGTTACCTACTGGGTCCTTTCCCCCCTGTTCCGGTAA